From the genome of Variovorax sp. RA8, one region includes:
- a CDS encoding BMP family ABC transporter substrate-binding protein, giving the protein MALHSPIRALLAGVFAACAALPAAAADPLEIGFVYQSPVSDVGWVAVHETARKQLEKEFGSRIKTRVVQDVKVGPDGARVMRELVGGGAGMVVLGSFGYMNDGLKLAAEEPKVNFIHASGFKQAPNFGTYNARWYEGAYVAGMVAGKVTKSNKLGYVGAIPIPDVVSTINAFALGVKRSNPAATVSVVWVNEWFNPGSERDAANSLIQQGADVIGSGFQDNPAIVQAADAKGVWSVGMFSDLRKAAPHKLLTSITHDWTPHFRQVVADTLAGKFKGAAYVGTLQNGGVNLLDWNAAVPPDVVKMAKAAQADIAAGRLIPFAGPLKDNTGKVRAAPGAAVPDAEIAGMNWFVEGIQGAMPR; this is encoded by the coding sequence ATGGCCCTGCATTCCCCCATCCGCGCCCTGCTCGCCGGCGTCTTCGCCGCCTGCGCGGCGCTGCCCGCGGCCGCGGCCGATCCGCTCGAGATCGGCTTCGTCTACCAAAGCCCGGTCTCCGACGTGGGCTGGGTCGCGGTGCACGAAACCGCCCGCAAGCAACTCGAGAAAGAATTCGGCAGCCGCATCAAGACCCGCGTGGTGCAGGACGTGAAGGTCGGCCCCGACGGTGCGCGGGTCATGCGCGAGCTCGTCGGCGGCGGTGCCGGCATGGTCGTGCTCGGCAGCTTCGGCTACATGAACGACGGCTTGAAGCTCGCCGCCGAAGAGCCGAAGGTCAATTTCATCCATGCCAGCGGCTTCAAGCAGGCGCCCAACTTCGGCACCTACAACGCACGCTGGTACGAAGGCGCCTATGTCGCGGGAATGGTGGCCGGCAAGGTCACCAAGAGCAACAAGCTCGGCTACGTGGGTGCGATTCCGATCCCCGACGTGGTCTCCACGATCAACGCCTTTGCGCTCGGCGTGAAGCGCAGCAATCCTGCAGCCACCGTGTCCGTCGTCTGGGTCAACGAGTGGTTCAACCCGGGCAGCGAGCGCGACGCGGCCAACTCGCTGATCCAGCAGGGTGCCGACGTGATCGGCTCCGGATTCCAGGACAACCCGGCGATCGTGCAGGCCGCCGACGCCAAGGGCGTCTGGTCGGTCGGCATGTTCTCCGACCTGCGCAAGGCGGCACCGCACAAGCTGCTGACCTCGATCACGCATGACTGGACGCCGCACTTCCGCCAGGTCGTTGCCGACACGCTCGCGGGGAAGTTCAAGGGCGCCGCCTACGTGGGCACGCTCCAGAACGGCGGCGTGAACCTGCTGGACTGGAATGCGGCCGTGCCGCCGGACGTCGTGAAGATGGCCAAGGCCGCGCAAGCCGACATCGCCGCCGGCAGGTTGATCCCCTTTGCCGGTCCGCTGAAGGACAACACAGGCAAGGTGCGTGCCGCACCGGGCGCCGCTGTGCCGGATGCGGAGATCGCCGGGATGAACTGGTTCGTCGAAGGCATCCAGGGCGCAATGCCGCGCTGA
- a CDS encoding cupin domain-containing protein produces MFASAAARDSQVSMAGGFFSSEGRARPAIMAALPGAIHIPGVDGGPQPWLAAISGFLVEEAQKPLPGSSLMISRLIDLLVIRARGAGHRATQSVEAGSAA; encoded by the coding sequence ATTTTTGCTTCGGCCGCGGCTCGCGATTCGCAGGTTTCGATGGCAGGCGGATTCTTCAGTTCTGAAGGCCGTGCACGGCCGGCCATCATGGCGGCCCTGCCAGGGGCAATTCATATCCCGGGTGTCGATGGCGGTCCCCAGCCATGGTTGGCTGCCATCTCCGGATTTCTGGTGGAGGAAGCGCAGAAGCCGCTACCGGGCTCCTCCCTCATGATTTCTCGCTTAATCGACCTGCTGGTGATCCGGGCACGCGGAGCTGGGCATCGAGCCACGCAGAGCGTGGAGGCTGGCTCGGCGGCCTGA
- a CDS encoding helix-turn-helix transcriptional regulator, which yields MHADPCRRWTVLALSKIALMSRTVFAERFAATVGEPPLRYLARWRLTIASDLMRNGMKVAQAAQRVGYASDAAFSRAFKNHFGFAPSALKD from the coding sequence ATGCACGCCGACCCATGCCGGCGCTGGACCGTGCTGGCTTTGTCGAAGATTGCGCTGATGTCACGCACGGTGTTCGCCGAACGCTTTGCCGCCACCGTGGGCGAACCGCCGTTGCGCTATCTGGCGCGATGGCGCCTGACTATCGCCAGTGACCTGATGCGCAACGGCATGAAAGTGGCCCAGGCGGCACAGCGTGTGGGCTACGCATCGGATGCCGCATTCAGTCGCGCGTTCAAGAACCACTTCGGCTTTGCCCCGAGTGCGCTCAAGGACTAG
- a CDS encoding acyl-CoA dehydrogenase family protein, which produces MFGYSDRLPALRAAVRRFVEEEAIPRESPALAHDLNALEETTHALRAKAKQAGIYGPQLPAAWGGLGLSWRDRSVILEEAGRSFLAPLAMNCAPPDQPNMINLLTDGSPAQQERYLAPLARGETRSCFAMTEPEPGAGSDPSMLQTVAVRRRGGWSISGRKWFISGAVGASFALVLARTCEGATIFIVDADNPGYRVVRNIASIDGFQIGGHGEIELEDCLVGDDAVLGEVGRGFVYAQLRLEPARLSHCMRFIGRASRAMALAQDYANRRSSFGQPLAQLQQVQAMVADSHIDLHAARLMTWHAAAKLDANESIKHESAMVKVFVSEAVGRVADRAAQIMGALGMSEDAPVSLILREMRPFRVYDGASEVHRSTLARRVLKAAMAP; this is translated from the coding sequence ATGTTCGGCTACAGCGATCGGCTTCCAGCGCTTCGCGCAGCGGTGCGGCGCTTCGTCGAGGAAGAGGCCATCCCGCGCGAGAGCCCTGCTCTCGCGCACGACCTGAACGCCCTCGAGGAGACGACGCATGCATTGCGCGCCAAGGCAAAGCAGGCGGGCATCTACGGGCCGCAGCTCCCGGCGGCATGGGGCGGGCTGGGCCTGTCCTGGCGCGATCGTTCGGTGATCCTCGAAGAGGCCGGCCGCAGCTTTCTCGCCCCGCTGGCCATGAACTGCGCGCCGCCTGACCAGCCCAACATGATCAACCTGCTGACCGACGGCTCGCCGGCGCAGCAGGAGCGCTACCTCGCGCCGCTGGCACGCGGCGAGACGAGGTCGTGCTTCGCGATGACCGAACCCGAGCCCGGCGCAGGGTCCGATCCGTCGATGCTGCAGACGGTGGCCGTGCGCCGCCGTGGCGGGTGGTCGATCTCAGGACGCAAGTGGTTCATCAGCGGGGCGGTTGGCGCCTCGTTCGCGCTGGTGCTGGCAAGGACCTGCGAGGGTGCGACCATCTTCATCGTCGATGCCGACAACCCCGGCTACCGCGTGGTGCGAAACATTGCGAGCATCGACGGCTTCCAGATCGGCGGGCATGGCGAGATCGAGCTCGAGGACTGCCTCGTCGGCGATGACGCGGTGCTGGGCGAGGTGGGCCGGGGCTTCGTCTACGCGCAGCTCCGCCTCGAGCCGGCGCGCCTGTCGCACTGCATGCGCTTCATCGGACGTGCGTCGCGCGCGATGGCGCTGGCGCAGGACTACGCGAACCGGAGAAGCTCCTTCGGCCAGCCCCTCGCGCAATTGCAGCAGGTGCAGGCGATGGTGGCGGATTCGCACATCGACCTGCACGCAGCGCGACTGATGACCTGGCACGCCGCCGCGAAGCTCGATGCCAACGAAAGCATCAAGCATGAATCGGCCATGGTCAAGGTGTTCGTGTCGGAAGCGGTGGGAAGGGTGGCGGATCGCGCCGCGCAGATCATGGGGGCGCTCGGCATGTCCGAAGACGCTCCGGTCTCGCTGATCCTGCGCGAGATGCGGCCGTTCCGCGTGTACGACGGCGCGTCGGAGGTGCACCGCTCGACGCTGGCCCGCCGTGTCCTGAAGGCGGCGATGGCCCCTTGA
- a CDS encoding DNA-3-methyladenine glycosylase I has translation MSLDRPGLFAGEDGALRCRWCQSTTAYQHYHDNEWGFPVTDDRRLFEKLCLEGFQAGLSWLTILNKREAFRRAFAEFDAERVARFKSKDVERLLGDAGIVRHRGKIESAINNAQRVLDLREQFGSLSAYAWSFEPDPASRPRRITHEALKAMTTSPESMAMSKDLKKRGWSFVGPTTVYAFMQAMGLVNDHVEDCHARELALAARAKLKPPSPGAKAR, from the coding sequence ATGAGTCTTGATCGACCGGGGCTGTTCGCGGGCGAAGATGGCGCGCTGCGCTGCCGCTGGTGCCAGTCCACCACGGCTTACCAGCACTACCACGACAACGAATGGGGATTCCCGGTCACCGACGACCGGCGCCTGTTCGAGAAGCTGTGCCTCGAAGGCTTCCAGGCGGGGCTCAGCTGGCTCACCATCCTCAACAAGCGCGAGGCCTTCCGGCGTGCCTTTGCGGAGTTCGACGCGGAGCGCGTCGCGCGCTTCAAGTCGAAAGACGTGGAGCGCCTGCTCGGCGATGCGGGCATCGTGCGGCACCGCGGCAAGATCGAGTCGGCCATCAACAACGCGCAGCGGGTGCTGGATCTGCGCGAGCAGTTCGGCTCGCTGTCCGCCTATGCCTGGAGCTTCGAGCCCGACCCGGCCTCGCGCCCGCGGCGCATCACCCACGAGGCGTTGAAGGCCATGACGACCTCGCCGGAGTCGATGGCGATGTCCAAGGACCTGAAGAAAAGGGGCTGGAGCTTCGTCGGCCCGACCACGGTCTATGCCTTCATGCAGGCCATGGGCTTGGTCAACGACCATGTCGAGGACTGCCATGCGCGCGAACTCGCGCTGGCGGCGCGAGCCAAGCTGAAGCCGCCGAGCCCGGGTGCGAAGGCCCGATAG
- a CDS encoding LacI family DNA-binding transcriptional regulator, protein MNDNAPPANANIHDVARLAEVSVATVSNVLNESRPVAAATRARVLKAVAALGYTPHAAARSMRGRGSGLIGLIVADITNPFFTSLVHAVERAANDGGYAVLLCNSDEDPAREQQHLQLLRAQRVDGVILAATGHASHERAAALGQLQVPVVLVDRGSAEFGRDAVMLDNRRAGLEAVRHIIGFGHRRIAMLSGPAAVSTAAERLAGYREALLEGGLAYDERWVRDAGYREERAYDAACEMLRARERPTAVFAANDLIAIGLMRAIADLGLRCPEDVSVVSIDDFAWANAFRPRMTTVAQPVAAMGESAVRMLLSRIDRSAAALPPRTEIMAPMLVVRDSCCAPPQRVVAGAMS, encoded by the coding sequence ATGAACGACAACGCACCGCCTGCCAACGCCAACATTCATGACGTCGCGCGGCTCGCCGAGGTTTCCGTGGCCACGGTGTCCAACGTGCTGAACGAGTCGCGGCCGGTCGCGGCTGCCACCCGGGCACGCGTGCTGAAGGCGGTGGCGGCGCTGGGCTACACGCCGCATGCCGCGGCGCGCAGCATGCGCGGGCGCGGCAGCGGACTCATCGGGCTGATCGTGGCCGACATCACCAATCCCTTCTTCACTTCGCTGGTGCATGCGGTGGAGCGCGCGGCGAATGACGGTGGTTACGCGGTGCTGCTGTGCAACAGCGACGAGGACCCGGCGCGCGAGCAGCAGCATCTGCAGCTGCTGCGCGCGCAGCGCGTGGACGGCGTCATCCTGGCGGCGACCGGCCATGCCTCGCACGAGCGCGCGGCGGCGCTCGGCCAGTTGCAGGTGCCAGTGGTGCTGGTGGACCGTGGCTCGGCCGAGTTCGGGCGCGACGCGGTGATGCTGGACAACCGCCGCGCCGGCCTCGAAGCCGTGCGCCACATCATCGGCTTCGGCCATCGGCGCATTGCCATGCTCTCCGGACCGGCCGCCGTCAGCACTGCGGCCGAGCGCCTCGCCGGCTACCGCGAGGCACTGCTCGAAGGCGGCCTGGCCTACGACGAGCGCTGGGTGCGCGACGCCGGCTACCGCGAGGAGCGCGCCTACGACGCGGCCTGCGAGATGCTGCGCGCGCGTGAGCGGCCGACCGCCGTTTTCGCCGCCAACGACCTGATCGCCATCGGCCTGATGCGCGCGATCGCCGACCTGGGCCTGCGCTGTCCGGAGGACGTGTCGGTGGTCAGCATCGACGACTTCGCCTGGGCCAATGCCTTCCGCCCGCGCATGACCACGGTGGCGCAGCCGGTTGCGGCGATGGGCGAGTCGGCGGTGCGCATGCTGCTGTCGCGCATCGACCGCAGCGCGGCGGCGCTGCCCCCGCGCACGGAGATCATGGCGCCCATGCTCGTGGTGCGCGATTCCTGCTGCGCGCCGCCGCAGCGCGTGGTGGCCGGGGCGATGTCGTGA
- a CDS encoding Bug family tripartite tricarboxylate transporter substrate binding protein, whose amino-acid sequence MRKIFLIVVASLLAMTSAVHAEPGYPSKPIRLIVPFAPGGSTDVLARLLAEALRPELGQPVIVENRAGAGGNIGGDFVAKAPPDGYTLLIAAAGPTVINPSLYARMPYDPAKDLRPVTLLIQEPNLMAVNPKIPAKTVAEFIAYAKSRPAEISFGSPGNGSPAHLAGEWFNQLTGTTMVHVPYKGTGPALNDLIAGQIAMMIDNMPAMWPHVQAGKLRALAVSTDKRAAAAPDVPTIAESGVKGFAFGAWKGLMVPAATPSDIVERLHAAATKALAKPDFRKRLIELGAEPVGSTPAQFAAVIKTETASWAALVKSTGTKLD is encoded by the coding sequence ATGCGCAAGATATTCCTGATCGTCGTTGCCAGCCTCCTGGCAATGACTTCCGCGGTGCACGCCGAGCCGGGCTATCCGAGCAAACCGATCCGGCTCATCGTGCCCTTTGCGCCCGGAGGCTCGACCGACGTGCTCGCACGGCTGCTCGCCGAGGCGTTGCGTCCCGAACTGGGGCAACCTGTCATCGTCGAGAACAGGGCTGGGGCCGGGGGCAACATCGGTGGTGACTTCGTCGCCAAGGCGCCGCCCGACGGCTACACGCTGCTGATCGCCGCTGCGGGCCCGACCGTGATCAACCCGAGCCTCTATGCCCGGATGCCCTACGACCCCGCCAAGGACCTCCGGCCGGTGACCTTGCTGATCCAGGAACCGAACCTGATGGCGGTCAACCCGAAGATCCCGGCGAAGACGGTGGCGGAGTTCATCGCCTACGCCAAATCCAGGCCGGCCGAAATCAGCTTCGGCTCGCCCGGCAACGGCAGCCCGGCGCACCTGGCCGGCGAATGGTTCAATCAGCTCACCGGCACCACCATGGTCCACGTCCCGTACAAGGGCACGGGCCCGGCGCTGAACGATCTGATCGCCGGACAGATCGCGATGATGATCGACAACATGCCGGCCATGTGGCCCCATGTGCAGGCGGGCAAGCTCAGGGCGCTGGCCGTTTCCACCGACAAGCGGGCCGCGGCCGCGCCCGACGTTCCGACCATTGCCGAGTCCGGCGTCAAAGGCTTTGCCTTCGGCGCATGGAAGGGCCTGATGGTGCCCGCCGCCACGCCGTCGGACATCGTCGAGCGCCTGCACGCCGCCGCGACCAAGGCCCTGGCCAAGCCGGACTTCCGCAAGCGCCTGATCGAACTCGGCGCCGAGCCGGTCGGCAGCACGCCGGCGCAGTTCGCCGCGGTGATCAAGACCGAGACGGCCTCGTGGGCGGCGCTGGTCAAGTCCACGGGAACGAAGCTGGACTGA
- a CDS encoding IclR family transcriptional regulator: MSAARHCDPDFATTLQHGLQVLHCFTVAEPALGNKELSERTGLSKATISRLTYTLAARGLVVFDAHLRRYRLGSTALTIGYPLMASLRIRQVARARMKQLADEVGGSVSLGMRDRTRMVYVETCRGHDLSAWRPDIGAAVPMLPTAMGRSWLAQAPQALREEVLVQIEALEPGQRRVYEADLVQAQRDLERKGFCISRGAWRSDVQAVGVPILVPQDGETLVFNCGVLTSRLAPRQLELRIGPRLVELARNVESDMGSAP; encoded by the coding sequence ATGTCCGCTGCCCGCCACTGCGACCCCGACTTCGCGACCACGCTTCAGCACGGCCTGCAGGTCCTGCACTGCTTCACCGTCGCAGAACCCGCACTCGGCAACAAGGAACTCTCGGAGCGCACGGGCTTGTCGAAGGCGACCATTTCGCGGCTTACCTACACCTTGGCAGCACGCGGCCTCGTGGTCTTCGATGCGCACCTGCGGCGCTATCGCCTGGGCTCCACGGCGCTCACGATCGGCTACCCGCTGATGGCCAGCCTGCGCATCCGACAAGTCGCGCGGGCGCGCATGAAGCAGCTGGCCGACGAAGTGGGCGGCTCGGTGTCGCTGGGCATGCGGGACCGCACGCGCATGGTCTACGTCGAAACCTGTCGTGGGCACGACCTCAGCGCATGGCGGCCCGACATCGGAGCGGCCGTCCCGATGCTGCCAACGGCGATGGGGCGCAGCTGGCTCGCGCAGGCGCCGCAGGCACTGCGCGAGGAAGTCCTGGTGCAGATCGAGGCGTTGGAACCCGGCCAGCGGCGCGTGTACGAAGCCGATCTGGTCCAGGCGCAGCGCGACCTGGAGCGCAAGGGCTTCTGCATTTCGCGCGGGGCGTGGCGCAGCGACGTGCAGGCCGTCGGCGTCCCGATCCTGGTCCCGCAGGACGGCGAAACGCTGGTCTTCAATTGCGGCGTCCTCACGTCGCGGCTCGCACCGCGCCAGCTCGAGCTGCGCATCGGGCCCCGCCTCGTCGAGCTGGCGCGCAACGTGGAATCCGACATGGGCAGCGCGCCATGA
- the aroQ gene encoding type II 3-dehydroquinate dehydratase: MKKILVLNGPNLNLLGTREPAQYGHETLADVERLCADAGTKLGVGIECRQSNHEGQLIDWIHEAGREVAAGRMLGVVMNPGAYTHTSIALHDAIKGASVPLVELHISNVHAREEFRHHSYISPAARGIIVGFGVKGYALAIEALVSVST; encoded by the coding sequence ATGAAAAAGATCCTCGTCCTCAACGGCCCCAATCTCAACCTGCTCGGCACCCGCGAGCCCGCGCAATACGGCCACGAAACACTGGCCGATGTCGAGCGCCTGTGCGCCGACGCGGGCACGAAGCTGGGCGTGGGCATCGAATGCCGGCAGTCCAATCACGAAGGCCAGCTGATCGACTGGATCCACGAGGCCGGCCGCGAGGTGGCCGCCGGGCGCATGCTGGGCGTGGTGATGAACCCGGGCGCCTACACCCACACCTCGATCGCGCTGCACGATGCGATCAAGGGCGCGAGCGTGCCGCTGGTGGAGCTGCACATCTCGAACGTGCATGCGCGCGAGGAGTTCCGCCACCATTCGTACATCTCGCCGGCGGCGCGCGGCATCATCGTCGGCTTCGGCGTCAAGGGCTATGCGCTGGCGATCGAGGCGCTGGTGAGTGTGAGCACATGA
- a CDS encoding Rieske (2Fe-2S) protein, which produces MHEEAQAGGAFAADGWFAVELSVHVPPGQVVQTLLHGQELALWRPSAGSVQAWENRCPHRSVRLTLGFVHGDQLVCRYHGWRYGRDGRCTGVPSTPALAPPPAACVRTYMCRESDGVIWASLALAPRGYPPRLPGLGACRSFVVDMAADALAQAIEAAGFVPAGHPGVWREPASSGDAATLLLQPMNAASTCAHLFITEGLGAARRLAAAQRMKAVFAKELAHV; this is translated from the coding sequence ATGCATGAAGAAGCACAAGCTGGCGGCGCCTTTGCCGCCGACGGCTGGTTTGCCGTCGAGCTCTCGGTCCATGTGCCGCCTGGGCAGGTCGTGCAGACCTTGCTCCACGGCCAGGAACTGGCCTTGTGGCGGCCATCCGCAGGCTCGGTGCAGGCCTGGGAGAACCGCTGTCCGCACCGCAGCGTGCGGCTGACGCTCGGATTCGTCCACGGCGACCAGCTGGTCTGCCGCTACCACGGCTGGCGCTACGGCCGCGACGGGCGATGCACGGGCGTTCCCTCCACGCCTGCACTCGCGCCGCCGCCGGCCGCCTGCGTGCGAACGTACATGTGCCGCGAATCGGATGGCGTGATCTGGGCCAGCCTGGCACTCGCGCCGCGCGGCTATCCGCCGCGGCTGCCCGGCCTGGGCGCCTGCCGGAGCTTCGTGGTGGACATGGCGGCAGACGCTTTGGCCCAGGCGATCGAGGCCGCGGGCTTCGTGCCCGCCGGCCACCCGGGTGTCTGGCGCGAACCGGCCAGCAGCGGCGATGCCGCCACCCTGCTGCTCCAGCCGATGAACGCCGCCAGCACCTGCGCGCACCTCTTCATTACGGAAGGCCTTGGCGCAGCGCGGCGCCTGGCCGCGGCCCAACGCATGAAGGCGGTTTTCGCCAAGGAGCTTGCACATGTTTGA
- a CDS encoding acyl-CoA dehydrogenase family protein, whose translation MQRNPEAFEQFLSGLRSYVRERLVPNEVRVADADEVPPDLVAEMAARGLFGWSIPEAYGGAGMTTEELVLAAMELSQCSVAFRARVGTNTGIGSEALVADGTEDQKRRYLPRLASGELTGAFALTEPEAGSDAVSLRASAQREGEHYVLNGTKCFITNAPIAGLFTVMARTDPADLSARGVTAFLVERGMPGLSTGPAYRKMGQAGSPVSEVHMDNCIVPAHNVIGGREGQGFKTAMKVLNKQRIHLAALCIGPAIRMLEDAVAFVATRRQFGQALSSFQLVQALIADSQTEIHAARALVLDTARKRDEGIDVTMEASICKYFASEMCGRVADRCVQMLGGYGYIADHGMERFYRDVRLFRLYEGTSQIHQLNIARRTLAQAGYGS comes from the coding sequence ATGCAGCGCAACCCAGAAGCCTTCGAGCAATTCCTCAGTGGCCTGCGCAGCTACGTGCGCGAGCGCCTGGTCCCGAACGAAGTGCGCGTGGCCGACGCCGACGAGGTGCCCCCGGACCTCGTGGCCGAAATGGCGGCGCGGGGCCTGTTCGGCTGGTCGATCCCCGAAGCCTACGGCGGTGCGGGCATGACGACCGAAGAGCTGGTGCTGGCCGCCATGGAGCTGTCGCAGTGCTCGGTGGCTTTCAGGGCCCGCGTGGGCACCAATACCGGCATCGGTTCCGAGGCCCTGGTGGCCGATGGCACCGAAGACCAGAAGCGACGCTACCTCCCCCGGCTCGCCAGCGGCGAGTTGACCGGTGCCTTCGCCCTCACGGAGCCGGAAGCCGGTTCGGATGCCGTCTCGCTGCGCGCCTCGGCGCAGCGCGAAGGCGAGCACTATGTGCTGAACGGAACCAAGTGCTTCATCACCAACGCGCCGATCGCAGGCCTGTTCACGGTGATGGCGCGCACCGACCCGGCAGACCTGTCGGCGCGCGGCGTCACGGCCTTCCTGGTCGAGCGCGGCATGCCGGGACTCAGCACCGGCCCGGCTTACAGGAAGATGGGCCAGGCCGGCTCGCCGGTATCCGAAGTGCACATGGACAACTGCATCGTCCCGGCGCACAACGTCATCGGCGGGCGCGAAGGCCAGGGCTTCAAGACGGCGATGAAAGTGCTCAACAAGCAGCGCATCCACCTTGCCGCCTTGTGCATCGGGCCCGCGATCCGCATGCTGGAGGATGCCGTGGCCTTCGTGGCCACGCGCAGGCAGTTCGGCCAGGCGCTCTCGAGCTTCCAGCTGGTCCAGGCGCTGATCGCCGACAGCCAGACCGAGATCCATGCCGCCCGCGCGCTGGTGCTGGACACCGCGCGCAAGCGCGACGAAGGGATCGACGTGACGATGGAGGCGTCGATCTGCAAGTACTTCGCCTCCGAGATGTGCGGCCGCGTGGCCGACCGCTGCGTGCAGATGCTGGGCGGCTACGGCTACATCGCGGATCACGGCATGGAACGCTTCTACCGCGACGTGCGGCTGTTCCGGCTCTACGAGGGCACGAGCCAGATCCACCAGCTCAACATCGCCAGGCGCACCCTGGCGCAAGCCGGGTACGGCAGCTGA
- a CDS encoding GntR family transcriptional regulator encodes MSSKTDEIVSSIRNAVAAHRLLPGVQLREVALGKLYGVSRTVVRQALQTLAREGLVDLTPGRIASVAKPTPEEARDTFDLRWAIERHATETLAQKLTRKDVTALRAHVKLERAARAARNAEEVRRLGAGFHVLVAQLAGNALLARTLEQLVARIALILLLYRHEYDEHVECLQDEHAEFIDLLESGAAAKALQLLQRHLQTVEVSLNVEKMAVVDDPQLRRALLSG; translated from the coding sequence ATGTCCAGCAAGACCGACGAAATTGTTTCGAGCATCCGCAACGCCGTCGCGGCACACCGCCTGCTGCCGGGCGTGCAGTTGCGCGAGGTGGCGCTCGGCAAGTTGTACGGCGTGAGCCGCACGGTCGTGCGGCAGGCCCTGCAGACGCTGGCGCGCGAAGGTCTTGTGGATCTCACGCCGGGCCGGATCGCCTCGGTCGCCAAGCCGACGCCCGAAGAGGCGCGCGATACCTTCGACCTGCGCTGGGCCATCGAGCGCCATGCGACCGAGACACTGGCGCAGAAGCTCACCAGGAAAGACGTGACGGCGTTGCGGGCGCACGTCAAGCTGGAACGGGCGGCGCGTGCCGCACGCAACGCGGAAGAGGTGCGCCGGCTGGGCGCGGGCTTCCATGTGCTGGTGGCACAGCTCGCCGGCAATGCGCTGCTCGCCCGAACTCTCGAGCAGCTGGTCGCGCGCATCGCGCTGATCCTGCTGCTCTACCGCCATGAGTATGACGAGCATGTCGAGTGCCTGCAGGACGAGCACGCCGAGTTCATCGACCTGCTCGAATCGGGTGCTGCCGCCAAGGCGCTTCAGCTGCTCCAGCGGCACCTGCAGACGGTCGAGGTCAGCCTGAACGTGGAGAAGATGGCGGTGGTCGACGACCCTCAACTGCGCCGGGCGCTGCTTTCCGGGTGA